Proteins encoded together in one Stutzerimonas stutzeri window:
- a CDS encoding FUSC family protein has translation MTMPTWREWLFSAKALIAALTALYIALAIPLDNPYWAMASVYVVSHPLSGATRSKGIYRALGTLLGAAASVVLLPAFAQQPIMLSLTMPLWIGALLYLSLLDRSPRSYIFLLAAYTVPLISLAEVNHPATIFDVALARSEEILLGIVCASVVNSVLFPSRIAPTLSAKMDALLRDGRAAASRMLNARHLGEADQRALNALLVDVMGLDGMLTHLDYDSRSYSSTVQAREFRARMAMLMPQLISTADSLHRLQREPHGLLPELEEYLQTVDRWIQGDAPSSDADQLRERSLQLGTWLSAAHPTQALAIDGALRQLRALLDLWQDCLALRQQFAAERADRLPALRYHAQQLAGGRRHHDYGLQGFTAASVALSVFCLSMLWFVSGWQHGYSGVFIAAVAGCFFASQDNPAPFIRSFLAATLVSISAAGIYLFALMPNVHDFGSLATLLAGPLLLLGTLAGRPQHAGTVILVAVQTISSITIQSAYQADFQLFADIALSTALGVVFALVWARLTRPFGTLWAARRLVRHGWQNLAQLADLSRGANTVASASAFVDRIAQLLPRLTQLGDQGLALNDVTRELRVCFRLLELRELRPSGLLRRQLTPVLMMIQTYFRDCATAQRELPPPAALRHALESTVVRLQQEAPQAAQALHGLRLALFPDAPASVPCGPSAGPADAGAFA, from the coding sequence ATGACCATGCCAACCTGGCGCGAATGGCTGTTCTCGGCCAAGGCGCTGATTGCCGCCCTGACGGCGCTGTACATCGCACTGGCGATACCACTGGACAACCCGTACTGGGCGATGGCCTCCGTATATGTCGTGTCGCACCCGTTGTCCGGCGCGACACGCTCGAAGGGGATCTACCGAGCCCTGGGCACGCTGCTCGGCGCCGCCGCGTCGGTCGTGCTGCTCCCAGCCTTTGCCCAACAGCCGATCATGCTGAGCCTGACGATGCCGCTGTGGATCGGCGCCCTGCTCTACCTGTCGCTGCTGGATCGCTCGCCGCGCAGCTACATCTTTCTGCTGGCGGCCTACACGGTGCCGCTGATCAGCCTGGCCGAGGTCAATCATCCCGCGACCATCTTCGATGTCGCGCTCGCACGCTCCGAGGAAATCCTGCTCGGCATCGTTTGCGCCAGCGTCGTCAATTCGGTGCTGTTTCCCAGCCGTATCGCGCCGACGCTGAGTGCAAAGATGGACGCGCTGCTGCGCGACGGCCGAGCCGCGGCCAGCCGCATGCTCAACGCGCGGCATTTGGGCGAAGCCGACCAGCGCGCGCTGAACGCGCTGCTGGTAGACGTCATGGGTCTGGACGGCATGCTCACGCACCTCGACTACGACAGCCGCAGCTACAGCTCGACGGTCCAGGCGCGTGAATTCCGTGCACGCATGGCCATGCTGATGCCGCAGCTGATTTCCACCGCGGACTCGCTGCACCGGTTGCAGCGGGAGCCGCACGGCCTGCTGCCGGAGCTGGAGGAATACCTGCAGACGGTGGATCGCTGGATTCAGGGCGATGCGCCGTCCAGCGATGCCGACCAGTTGCGTGAGCGCAGCCTGCAGCTAGGCACGTGGCTGAGTGCGGCCCATCCGACACAGGCGCTGGCCATCGACGGCGCCTTGCGCCAACTGCGCGCGCTGCTCGACCTCTGGCAGGACTGCCTGGCGCTGCGGCAGCAATTTGCCGCCGAGCGTGCCGACAGGCTCCCGGCGCTGCGCTATCACGCCCAGCAGCTGGCCGGCGGCCGGCGCCATCATGATTACGGCCTGCAGGGGTTCACCGCTGCTTCCGTGGCGCTGTCGGTGTTCTGCCTGAGCATGCTGTGGTTCGTTTCCGGCTGGCAGCACGGCTACAGCGGCGTGTTCATTGCCGCCGTGGCGGGTTGCTTCTTCGCCAGTCAGGACAACCCGGCGCCATTCATCAGGTCGTTTCTGGCCGCCACACTGGTCTCAATCAGCGCCGCCGGCATCTACCTGTTCGCGCTGATGCCCAACGTGCACGACTTCGGCAGCCTGGCCACGCTGCTCGCCGGACCGTTGCTGCTGCTCGGTACGCTCGCCGGTCGTCCGCAGCATGCCGGAACGGTGATCCTGGTGGCGGTCCAGACGATCTCCAGCATCACCATCCAGAGTGCCTACCAGGCGGATTTTCAACTGTTCGCCGATATTGCCCTGTCCACTGCCTTGGGCGTGGTGTTCGCCCTGGTCTGGGCGCGGTTGACCCGCCCGTTCGGCACGCTCTGGGCCGCGCGTCGGCTGGTACGCCACGGCTGGCAGAATCTGGCGCAACTCGCGGACCTGAGCCGCGGCGCCAATACGGTCGCCAGCGCATCGGCGTTCGTCGATCGTATCGCTCAGCTGCTGCCTCGACTGACACAACTCGGTGACCAGGGCCTGGCGCTGAACGATGTCACCCGCGAGCTGCGGGTCTGCTTTCGCTTGCTGGAATTACGCGAGCTACGCCCAAGCGGCCTCCTGCGCCGACAGCTGACGCCGGTGCTGATGATGATTCAGACCTATTTTCGCGATTGCGCCACGGCGCAGCGTGAACTGCCGCCCCCGGCCGCCCTGCGCCATGCCTTGGAAAGCACCGTTGTGCGTCTGCAGCAGGAGGCCCCGCAGGCGGCGCAAGCCCTCCACGGCCTGCGGCTGGCCCTGTTCCCGGACGCGCCGGCCAGCGTGCCGTGTGGACCATCCGCCGGGCCCGCTGACGCAGGTGCCTTCGCATGA
- a CDS encoding DUF1656 domain-containing protein, with the protein MTGHLNLYGVYVPVLLVKMLAAYGLKSLLAALLQRVGFYRWVWHPPLFNLALYIIVLGALFYFVARI; encoded by the coding sequence ATGACGGGCCATCTCAATCTCTACGGCGTCTATGTGCCGGTCCTGCTGGTGAAAATGCTGGCGGCCTATGGCCTGAAGAGCCTATTGGCCGCGCTGTTGCAGCGTGTCGGCTTCTACCGCTGGGTCTGGCACCCGCCGCTGTTCAATCTCGCCCTGTACATCATCGTGCTCGGCGCCCTGTTCTATTTCGTAGCGCGGATTTGA
- a CDS encoding efflux RND transporter periplasmic adaptor subunit, translating into MKNWIPTAGSVLLTLLALAIATVVSLHLWVYYMEAPWTRDGHVHADIVQVAPDVSGLVTELRVRDNQRVTRGQVLFVIDRARFQLAVDEAQATVLERRAQLEQAQREARRNRVLKDLIAAETVEIGDTQVKRAEAALATAEAALGVAQLDLERTSVLSPVDGYLGDQTMRVGDYVKTGTPVLSIVDTNSLRVEGYFEETKLHAIGIGQPVDIHVMGETQHLRGHVQSIAAGIEDRDRVRGNSLLPNIDPSFNWVRLAQRIPVRVVLDEGQPSDIRLVVGRTATLSVLPWPVADASSATP; encoded by the coding sequence GTGAAGAACTGGATACCCACCGCCGGCTCGGTACTGCTGACCCTGCTGGCTTTAGCCATCGCCACCGTCGTCAGCCTGCACCTGTGGGTTTACTACATGGAAGCGCCCTGGACCCGTGATGGGCATGTACATGCCGATATCGTCCAGGTCGCGCCGGATGTGTCCGGGCTGGTCACCGAACTGCGGGTGCGCGACAACCAGCGTGTCACGCGTGGCCAGGTGCTGTTCGTGATCGATCGGGCGCGCTTCCAGCTGGCCGTCGACGAAGCGCAGGCCACCGTGCTGGAGCGCCGCGCACAGCTGGAGCAGGCGCAGCGCGAAGCCCGACGCAACCGCGTGCTGAAGGATCTGATCGCCGCCGAGACGGTGGAAATCGGCGACACCCAGGTCAAGCGGGCCGAAGCGGCACTGGCAACCGCCGAGGCGGCCCTTGGCGTGGCGCAGCTGGACCTGGAGCGCACCAGCGTACTCAGTCCCGTGGACGGCTATCTGGGCGACCAGACCATGCGGGTCGGCGACTACGTGAAAACCGGCACGCCGGTGCTGTCCATCGTCGACACCAACTCCCTGCGCGTCGAAGGCTACTTCGAGGAAACCAAGCTGCACGCCATCGGGATCGGCCAGCCGGTAGACATCCACGTCATGGGCGAAACGCAGCACCTGCGTGGCCACGTGCAGAGCATCGCCGCCGGTATCGAGGATCGTGACCGGGTCCGCGGCAACTCGCTGCTGCCCAATATCGACCCGAGTTTCAACTGGGTGCGGCTGGCCCAGCGGATTCCGGTGCGGGTGGTGCTCGACGAAGGCCAGCCGAGCGACATCCGCCTCGTGGTCGGCCGCACGGCTACCCTCTCGGTGCTGCCGTGGCCGGTCGCCGACGCGAGCAGCGCGACACCATGA
- a CDS encoding efflux transporter outer membrane subunit encodes MSRYLYPALPLLVTLLAACSAVGPDYRVPDQAVVRQAAAQAPFDTLGNREVEQTPLPDGWWQLYDDPLLDRLVREALAGNRDIRQAHHNLRQAYQGFQMAHHAQEVVVGGDGSLARGQLSSEALALEEKLPVMNLADAGLAVSYQLDLFGQLRRGAEAAGATADASASLLEAARISAVAGVVRSYMTACHAGEELAIAEHSLAIQQRQLEVASRLLAGGRGNEVDVARARAQVETLRAELPPFEAKKAAALYRLAALLGHTPGELPEAAAACNHAPQLSQPIPLGDGAALLRRRPDIRAAERSLAAATAQIGVATAMMYPQISLGGTAGYTGMLEHLGDAVTQRWAFGPSISWHFPTQVDRARVRAMEAGADAALARFDGVVLEALRETQTLLSRYAHDLQRDQALHEARDAARNAADHTRRLYQEGRLGYLDSLDAERTLATAQAALAASQAQLSLDQVDLSLALGGGWRTSQPPAASQEDDG; translated from the coding sequence ATGAGCCGCTACCTGTACCCCGCCCTGCCCCTGCTCGTCACGCTGCTCGCCGCTTGCAGTGCGGTCGGCCCGGACTACCGCGTACCGGACCAGGCCGTGGTGCGCCAGGCTGCAGCGCAGGCGCCATTCGATACGCTCGGCAATCGAGAAGTCGAACAGACGCCGCTGCCGGACGGCTGGTGGCAGCTGTACGACGATCCCCTGCTCGACAGGCTGGTGCGCGAGGCGCTGGCGGGCAACCGTGACATACGCCAGGCCCATCACAACCTGCGTCAGGCCTATCAGGGCTTCCAGATGGCCCATCACGCCCAGGAAGTGGTGGTGGGTGGCGACGGTTCACTGGCGCGCGGCCAGCTGTCCAGCGAGGCGCTGGCGCTGGAAGAGAAGCTGCCGGTGATGAACCTGGCCGATGCCGGCCTCGCCGTGAGCTATCAGCTGGACCTGTTCGGCCAGCTGCGGCGCGGCGCCGAAGCCGCCGGTGCGACAGCCGACGCCAGTGCGTCGCTGCTCGAGGCGGCACGCATCAGTGCGGTAGCCGGGGTCGTGCGCAGCTACATGACGGCCTGCCATGCCGGCGAAGAGCTGGCCATCGCCGAACACTCGCTGGCGATCCAGCAGCGCCAGCTTGAGGTGGCCTCCCGCCTGCTCGCTGGCGGCCGCGGCAATGAAGTGGATGTTGCCCGCGCCCGAGCGCAGGTCGAAACCCTGCGCGCCGAGCTGCCTCCCTTCGAGGCGAAGAAGGCCGCGGCGCTGTATCGGCTCGCCGCCCTGCTCGGTCACACACCGGGCGAGCTGCCTGAAGCCGCCGCGGCCTGCAACCACGCCCCACAGCTGAGTCAGCCGATTCCGCTTGGTGACGGCGCCGCCCTGCTCCGCCGACGCCCCGACATTCGCGCAGCCGAACGAAGCCTGGCCGCGGCCACGGCACAGATCGGCGTGGCCACGGCGATGATGTACCCACAGATCAGTCTCGGCGGCACGGCAGGCTACACCGGCATGCTCGAACACCTCGGAGATGCGGTGACGCAGCGCTGGGCATTCGGCCCTTCGATCAGCTGGCACTTTCCAACCCAGGTCGATCGCGCCCGGGTGCGTGCCATGGAAGCTGGAGCAGACGCCGCCCTAGCCCGCTTCGACGGTGTGGTGCTGGAGGCACTGAGGGAAACCCAGACCCTGCTCAGCCGCTACGCGCATGATCTGCAGCGCGACCAGGCGTTGCACGAGGCGCGTGACGCGGCTCGCAACGCCGCCGATCACACCCGCCGGCTGTACCAGGAGGGTCGCCTGGGTTATCTCGACAGCCTGGACGCCGAGCGCACCCTGGCCACCGCCCAGGCCGCGCTGGCCGCCTCGCAGGCGCAGCTTTCACTGGATCAGGTCGATCTGTCCCTTGCCCTAGGTGGAGGCTGGCGCACGAGCCAGCCGCCCGCCGCCAGCCAGGAGGACGACGGTTGA
- a CDS encoding LysR family transcriptional regulator yields MDMLHAMRAFVRVVDTGSFTAAARQTDTSTAQVSRLVSELENHLHARLLQRTTRRLALTEVGARFLERSREILAQLDDARQEACGAHLMPRGRLRVHSTTGLGIQLLSGLAGHYCERYPEVSLDLSLSQRQPDLLEAGLDVIITLSRDLPDSELIAQRLGPVFHVVCAAPTYLQRHGVPRRPTDLHDHRCLRLLDPVFADDWHFVGDGVEEVIRPGETFKVNVAEAMASAAEAGMGICLLPDYVAAPALQRGTLLRLLPQYRLQEKQIHALYPSRRFLDAKIRTWLDFLAQALPRAFNDYHRVLRDETHWA; encoded by the coding sequence ATGGACATGCTGCATGCGATGCGCGCCTTCGTCCGGGTCGTCGACACCGGTAGCTTCACCGCGGCAGCCAGGCAGACCGACACCTCCACGGCGCAGGTGTCGCGCCTGGTCAGCGAGCTGGAGAACCATCTGCACGCCCGCCTGCTGCAGCGCACCACCCGGCGTCTGGCGCTGACCGAGGTCGGTGCACGCTTTCTCGAGCGTTCCCGCGAGATACTGGCGCAGCTCGATGACGCCCGGCAGGAAGCCTGTGGCGCGCACCTCATGCCGCGCGGTCGCCTGCGGGTGCACTCCACCACCGGCCTCGGCATCCAGCTCCTGTCCGGCCTCGCCGGGCACTACTGCGAGCGCTATCCGGAGGTCAGCCTCGATCTGAGCCTGTCCCAACGCCAACCGGACCTGCTGGAAGCCGGGCTGGACGTGATCATCACCCTGTCTCGTGACCTGCCCGACTCGGAACTGATCGCCCAGCGGCTCGGGCCGGTGTTTCACGTCGTCTGCGCCGCACCGACCTATCTCCAGCGGCATGGCGTGCCGCGACGGCCGACCGATCTGCATGACCACCGCTGCCTGCGGCTGCTCGATCCGGTGTTCGCCGACGACTGGCACTTCGTCGGCGACGGCGTCGAAGAGGTCATCCGCCCCGGCGAGACGTTCAAGGTGAATGTCGCCGAAGCCATGGCCAGCGCCGCCGAAGCCGGCATGGGTATCTGCCTGCTGCCTGACTACGTGGCGGCGCCGGCGCTGCAGCGCGGGACGCTGTTGCGCCTGCTGCCGCAGTACCGCCTGCAGGAAAAGCAGATTCATGCGCTCTACCCCTCCCGCCGCTTTCTCGACGCGAAGATCAGGACCTGGCTGGACTTTCTCGCTCAGGCACTGCCGCGCGCCTTCAACGACTATCACCGGGTGCTGCGGGACGAGACGCATTGGGCCTGA
- a CDS encoding DUF2790 domain-containing protein — MKRLIWIAALAFSAQLAHAADEPKPYQYGDKLDIAKVVSMDVPAGGCEIVQARMTYVDSKGETHETTYLRQGPDCMDH; from the coding sequence GTGAAAAGACTGATCTGGATCGCCGCCCTGGCTTTCAGCGCCCAGCTGGCGCATGCCGCCGACGAGCCCAAGCCCTACCAGTACGGCGACAAGCTCGACATCGCCAAGGTCGTCTCGATGGACGTGCCCGCAGGCGGCTGCGAGATCGTGCAGGCCAGGATGACGTACGTGGACTCCAAAGGCGAAACCCACGAAACCACCTACCTGCGTCAGGGTCCGGACTGCATGGACCACTGA
- a CDS encoding FAD-dependent oxidoreductase has product MPALSATPDCCWSASAPRGDFPRSECDVVVVGAGIVGLSAAMTLCEAGKSVVVLEAREVGGQVTGRSTAKVTTQHALIYRYLIDTFGQELAQCYADANREAVERIRHWVTEHAIDCDYQRQSAYAYACSADWRRAIDDEAEAARRLGFAARVIDQPPLPFATAGALEFPDQAQFNPTRYLIGLANSLHARGGRIHQHTRATSFERQGRWQVGFDGGSAEADQVILATHMPVETPVDLVSPTQPRCHVAMAFRPQDGAHLDGMFIGVDEPTHSIRMGRDDRGALFIVLGPRFRTGQDADVARRFVELEHWARGHLSVGEAVWRWCNEDYDTADRVAYAGEPDPEQSPGLFVATGFNGWGISNGTAVGLGMARQIITGRRPWKQLYDPNRPSPDDFNQSSDSQTRVDDLDAIGPGEGGVITRGDEQLAVWRDDAGGLHAVSAACTHMGCSVTWNNADRTWDCPCHGSIFQADGEVIHGPAIEPLAARSL; this is encoded by the coding sequence ATGCCTGCCCTATCCGCAACCCCTGATTGCTGCTGGAGCGCCAGCGCGCCGCGTGGCGACTTTCCGCGCAGCGAATGCGACGTGGTGGTGGTCGGCGCCGGCATCGTCGGGCTGAGCGCCGCCATGACGCTATGCGAAGCCGGCAAGTCCGTCGTGGTGCTCGAAGCCCGCGAGGTCGGCGGACAGGTCACCGGGCGCTCCACCGCAAAGGTCACCACCCAGCATGCGCTGATCTATCGCTACCTGATCGATACCTTCGGCCAGGAACTGGCGCAGTGCTACGCCGACGCCAACCGCGAAGCCGTGGAGCGTATTCGTCACTGGGTCACCGAGCACGCCATCGATTGCGACTACCAGCGTCAGTCCGCCTACGCCTATGCGTGCTCGGCGGACTGGCGCCGAGCCATCGACGATGAAGCCGAAGCGGCGCGCCGCCTGGGCTTCGCGGCACGGGTCATCGACCAGCCGCCCCTGCCCTTCGCCACCGCCGGCGCACTGGAATTTCCGGATCAGGCCCAGTTCAACCCGACACGCTATCTGATCGGCCTGGCCAACTCGCTGCACGCCCGCGGCGGGCGCATCCATCAGCACACCCGCGCGACGAGCTTCGAGCGCCAGGGGCGCTGGCAGGTTGGCTTCGATGGCGGAAGTGCGGAAGCCGATCAGGTCATCCTCGCTACGCACATGCCGGTGGAAACGCCGGTCGACCTCGTCAGCCCAACCCAGCCACGTTGCCACGTGGCCATGGCCTTTCGTCCGCAGGACGGCGCGCATCTGGACGGCATGTTCATCGGCGTCGACGAGCCGACTCATTCCATCCGCATGGGCCGTGATGACCGGGGGGCGCTGTTCATCGTACTCGGTCCGCGCTTCAGGACCGGCCAGGACGCAGACGTCGCCAGGCGGTTCGTCGAACTCGAACACTGGGCACGCGGCCACCTGTCAGTGGGTGAGGCCGTCTGGCGCTGGTGCAACGAGGATTACGACACCGCCGACCGAGTCGCCTATGCCGGCGAGCCGGACCCGGAACAATCCCCCGGCCTGTTCGTGGCCACCGGGTTCAACGGCTGGGGTATCAGCAACGGCACCGCCGTCGGGCTGGGCATGGCCCGCCAGATCATCACCGGCCGCCGCCCGTGGAAGCAGCTCTACGACCCCAACCGTCCCTCCCCTGATGACTTCAATCAGAGCAGCGATAGCCAGACCAGGGTCGACGACCTCGATGCCATCGGCCCGGGCGAAGGCGGCGTGATCACCCGCGGCGATGAACAGCTCGCGGTGTGGCGCGACGATGCCGGCGGCCTGCACGCGGTGTCCGCGGCCTGCACCCACATGGGTTGCAGCGTGACCTGGAACAACGCCGACCGGACCTGGGACTGCCCCTGCCACGGCTCTATCTTCCAGGCGGACGGCGAAGTCATCCACGGCCCCGCCATCGAACCGCTGGCCGCCCGCTCGCTTTGA
- a CDS encoding SDR family oxidoreductase yields the protein MTAPDASDKQSQPWPGLARDMQPPPDHGEKSYRGSNRLAGRKALITGGDSGIGRAAAIAFAREGADVAIGYLPDEEPDAQAVVALIRDVGRKAVALPGDIRDEAFCRSMVQKAVEELGELDILVNNAARQSSEQSILDISNEAFDWTLKTNLYAMFWITKAAVPHMPAGASIINTSSVTTYDPPANLLDYSLTKAAITNFSKGLAKQLIDKGIRVNAVAPGPFWTPLQVSGGQTMENLQRFGGDTPMSRPGQPAEIAPLYVLLASTEASYVTGQVFGASGGDGQP from the coding sequence ATGACAGCTCCCGACGCAAGCGACAAGCAGTCGCAGCCCTGGCCCGGCCTTGCGCGGGACATGCAGCCACCGCCGGATCATGGCGAAAAGAGCTACCGCGGCTCCAACCGGCTTGCCGGGCGCAAGGCGCTGATCACCGGCGGAGATTCGGGAATCGGGCGTGCCGCAGCGATCGCCTTTGCCCGCGAAGGCGCCGATGTCGCCATCGGTTACCTGCCGGACGAGGAGCCGGATGCACAGGCAGTCGTGGCGCTGATCCGCGACGTCGGACGCAAGGCGGTGGCGCTGCCCGGTGACATCCGCGATGAGGCCTTCTGTCGTTCGATGGTTCAGAAGGCGGTGGAGGAACTGGGCGAGCTGGACATTCTGGTCAACAACGCCGCGCGACAGAGCAGCGAGCAATCGATCCTCGACATTTCCAACGAGGCGTTCGATTGGACGCTCAAGACCAACCTCTATGCCATGTTCTGGATCACCAAGGCCGCCGTGCCGCATATGCCGGCGGGCGCTTCGATCATTAACACCTCCTCGGTCACCACCTACGACCCACCTGCCAACCTGCTGGATTACTCACTGACCAAGGCGGCAATCACCAATTTCAGCAAGGGGCTGGCCAAGCAGCTGATCGACAAAGGCATCCGGGTGAATGCCGTGGCGCCCGGACCGTTCTGGACGCCCCTGCAGGTCAGCGGTGGGCAGACCATGGAGAACCTGCAGCGCTTCGGCGGCGATACGCCCATGAGCCGCCCGGGCCAGCCGGCCGAAATCGCCCCGCTGTACGTGCTGTTGGCGTCCACCGAGGCCAGCTACGTAACCGGCCAGGTGTTCGGCGCCTCCGGCGGCGACGGTCAGCCCTAG
- a CDS encoding thiamine pyrophosphate-requiring protein, producing the protein MSDMTVGDYLVERLYQWGVRRIYGYPGDGINGVLGALNRAGGKIRFIQARHEEMAAFMASADAKFGGGLGVCLSTSGPGASHLLTGLYDARLDHVPVLAIAGQQARTALGAHYQQEIDLPAMFKDVAGAFVQQASAPAQVRHLVDRAIRSAIGERKVAAIILPNDLQEAPYSEPPRTHGAVLSGIGYSRPKIVPYDADLQRAAEVLNAGSKVAILVGAGALQATDEVIAVAETLGAGVAKALLGKAAVPDDLPWVTGAIGLLGTEPSYKLMNECDTLLMIGSGFPYSEFLPEEGQARGVQIDLKPDMLSIRYPMEVNLHGEAGETLRALLPLLEKKINRSWQQQVEAWRADWDRTLKERAMAAADPINPQRVAWELSPRLPERAIITSDSGSCANWYARDIRMRRGMMGSLSGGLASMGAAVPYAIAAKFAHPDRPVVALVGDGAMQMNNMAELITVAKYWSQWQNHQWICCVFNNQDLNQVTWEQRVMEGDPKFEASQNLPDVPYHRFAELIGLQGIFCDREDQVAAAWEQALAADRPVLLEFRTDPNVPPLPPHIKLEQAKAYASVLLHGDPDQAGIIKQTAKQVLGAILPGHRKDKR; encoded by the coding sequence ATGAGTGACATGACAGTCGGAGATTACCTGGTCGAGCGGCTTTACCAGTGGGGCGTGCGGCGCATCTATGGTTATCCCGGCGACGGCATCAACGGCGTGCTCGGTGCGCTGAACCGGGCGGGCGGCAAGATTCGCTTCATTCAGGCTCGGCACGAGGAGATGGCCGCCTTCATGGCCTCGGCCGATGCCAAGTTCGGCGGTGGGTTGGGAGTCTGCCTTTCCACGTCGGGGCCGGGCGCCTCACACCTGCTGACCGGGCTGTACGACGCGCGTCTGGATCATGTGCCGGTGCTCGCGATCGCCGGGCAACAGGCCCGCACCGCGCTGGGCGCGCACTATCAGCAGGAGATCGACCTGCCGGCGATGTTCAAGGATGTCGCGGGCGCCTTCGTCCAGCAGGCCAGCGCGCCGGCACAGGTACGCCATCTGGTGGATCGGGCCATTCGCAGCGCAATCGGCGAGCGCAAGGTCGCCGCCATCATCCTGCCCAACGACCTGCAGGAGGCTCCCTACAGCGAGCCGCCGAGGACTCACGGTGCCGTGCTTTCCGGTATCGGCTACAGCCGGCCGAAGATCGTTCCCTATGACGCGGACCTGCAGCGCGCCGCCGAGGTGCTCAACGCCGGCAGCAAGGTCGCCATCCTGGTCGGCGCCGGCGCGCTGCAGGCCACCGACGAGGTCATTGCCGTGGCCGAGACGCTGGGCGCCGGCGTGGCCAAGGCGCTGCTGGGCAAGGCGGCAGTGCCCGACGATCTGCCCTGGGTCACCGGTGCCATCGGCCTGCTGGGCACCGAGCCCAGCTACAAGCTGATGAATGAATGCGACACGCTGCTGATGATCGGCTCGGGCTTTCCCTATTCCGAGTTCCTGCCGGAGGAAGGCCAGGCCAGGGGTGTGCAGATCGATCTCAAGCCCGACATGCTGAGCATCCGTTACCCCATGGAGGTGAATCTGCACGGCGAGGCCGGCGAAACGTTGCGCGCGCTCTTGCCGCTGCTGGAGAAGAAGATCAATCGTAGCTGGCAGCAACAGGTCGAAGCATGGCGCGCCGATTGGGACCGCACGCTGAAGGAGCGGGCAATGGCGGCGGCCGACCCGATCAACCCGCAGCGTGTGGCCTGGGAACTGTCGCCCCGCTTGCCCGAACGGGCCATCATCACCAGCGACTCCGGCTCCTGCGCCAACTGGTATGCCCGCGATATCCGAATGCGGCGTGGAATGATGGGGTCCCTGTCCGGCGGGCTGGCCTCCATGGGCGCCGCGGTGCCCTATGCCATCGCCGCGAAGTTCGCCCATCCGGACCGCCCGGTGGTGGCTTTGGTCGGCGACGGCGCCATGCAGATGAACAACATGGCCGAGCTGATCACGGTGGCCAAGTACTGGAGCCAGTGGCAGAACCACCAGTGGATCTGCTGCGTGTTCAACAACCAGGACCTCAACCAGGTGACCTGGGAGCAGCGCGTGATGGAGGGCGACCCGAAATTCGAGGCTTCGCAGAATCTGCCCGACGTGCCGTATCACCGCTTCGCCGAGCTGATCGGGCTGCAGGGCATCTTCTGCGACCGCGAGGACCAGGTGGCCGCCGCCTGGGAGCAGGCACTGGCCGCCGATCGCCCGGTGCTGCTGGAGTTTCGTACCGATCCCAACGTGCCGCCGCTGCCGCCGCACATCAAGCTGGAGCAGGCCAAGGCCTACGCCTCGGTGCTGCTGCATGGCGATCCGGACCAGGCCGGCATCATCAAGCAGACCGCCAAGCAGGTGCTCGGCGCGATCCTGCCAGGACACCGCAAGGACAAGCGCTGA